Proteins from a single region of Xenopus laevis strain J_2021 chromosome 9_10S, Xenopus_laevis_v10.1, whole genome shotgun sequence:
- the LOC108702369 gene encoding B-cell antigen receptor complex-associated protein beta chain: protein MRPCTIAPHMISSRRRHKYTSCARMKTSPILIYLLFGICALVIDLGSIVEGCEVHKTGDAFPCQNLRFMAIRKGWTANIYCNGVRENCSSTENCTFSWYIVNTNGSRISYIRPETDPHVQIRNSYCMSILTLNKVQKKHSGIYFCESNKRQAQCGTEIMVVGCTGKPGSAFSRNIMKDALILVETILILLFTILPAMLLMEMNKKRNVKLEEHIYEGLDAYQTDTYEDIHAVRNLSTKRMIAEHPCVE, encoded by the exons ATGAGACCTTGCACCATCGCACCCCACATGATAAGTTCAAGAAGACGACACAAATACACTTCATGCGCCAGGATGAAAACATCTCCGATCTTGATCTATCTGCTGTTTGGAATATGTGCCCTTGTGATAG ATCTTGGATCCATTGTAGAAGGTTGCGAAGTTCACAAGACAG GAGATGCATTTCCATGCCAGAACCTGCGTTTCATGGCCATAAGGAAGGGATGGACGGCAAATATTTACTGCAATGGAGTGAGAGAAAATTGCAGCAGCACCGAAAACTGCACTTTCTCGTGGTACATTGTAAATACAAATGGCTCTCGCATTAGTTATATCAGGCCAGAAACAGACCCACATGTGCAAATACGAAACAGCTATTGTATGTCCATCTTAACACTTAATAAAGTCCAGAAGAAGCATAGCGGGATTTACTTCTGTGAGTCTAATAAACGTCAAGCCCAGTGCGGGACTGAGATTATGGTGGTAG GTTGTACTGGGAAACCTGGAAGTGCATTTTCAAGAAACATAATGAAGGATGCACTAATATTGGTCGAGACGATCCTCATCTTGCTCTTTACAATATTACCGGCTATGCTGCTCATGGAAATG AACAAGAAACGCAATGTGAAACTAGAAGAGCATATCTATGAG GGTCTTGACGCGTACCAAACAGACACATATGAAGACATTCATGCAGTACGAAATCTAAGTACAAAGCGGATGATAGCAGAACATCCATGTGTGGAGTAG
- the gh1.S gene encoding growth hormone 1 S homeolog precursor (The RefSeq protein has 1 substitution compared to this genomic sequence) translates to MATGFCSSFGLLVVLLLKNVADVGAFPSVPLFSLFTNAVSRAQYIHMLAADTYRDYERTYITDEQRHSNKNSHVVSCYSETIPYPTDKDNTHQKSDLELLRFSLNLIQSWLNPVQALNKVFSNNLVFGSSDVYERLKYLEEGIQALMQELEDGSFRSFPFLRPPYERFDINLRSDDALVKVYGLLSCFKKDMHKVETYLKVMKCRRFVESNCTI, encoded by the exons ATGGCTACAG GGTTCTGCTCTTCATTTGGACTCCTGGTCGTCCTGTTGCTGAAGAACGTTGCTGATGTTGGCGCTTTCCCATCGGTGCCCCTGTTCAGTCTATTCACCAATGCTGTAAGCAGAGCACAGTACATTCACATGCTGGCTGCCGACACCTACAGGGATTAT GAGAGGACCTATATCACAGACGAGCAGAGGCATTCCAATAAGAACTCCCATGTGGTGTCCTGTTACTCTGAAACCATCCCTTATCCGACAGACAAAGACAACACTCACCAAAAGTCT GACCTGGAGCTTTTGCGGTTTTCTCTGAACCTCATCCAGTCGTGGCTGAATCCAGTGCAAGCCCTAAACAAAGTGTTCAGCAACAATCTGGTGTTTGGGAGTTCTGATGTGTACGAGAGGCTGAAGTACCTGGAGGAAGGCATCCAAGCTCTGATGCGG GAGCTGGAAGATGGCAGCTTCCGCAGCTTTCCCTTCCTGAGACCCCCGTACGAGAGGTTTGACATCAACCTGCGTAGCGACGACGCCCTGGTTAAAGTCTACGGCCTTCTGTCCTGCTTCAAGAAAGACATGCACAAAGTGGAGACCTACCTAAAAGTCATGAAATGCCGACGTTTTGTAGAAAGCAACTGCACCATTTAA